From a single Nocardioides panacis genomic region:
- a CDS encoding ABC transporter permease: protein MFGYIVRRVISGLLVLLVVSMAVFALFFYGPANPALAYCPETRCTPQRLEAITTQLGLDRPVVEQYGEYMKGIFVGNDFQAGAITIKCDAPCLGVSFKLRVNVTDYLLGKFPATLSIALGGAVIMLVVGVSSGIFAARRRGTGWDKGIVGVALVVNAIPYYLLALLAYLLLISKWGIFPESGYNPLLTDGPIAWAKGLLLAWLVVGISSSTQYARFSRGSMIESMNEDYVRTARAKGLSERRVTFRHALRAAIVPVVTIFGLEFAYLLAGTIFTERIFDIQGIGLTALQAIGTKDLPIISATVLIGAAFIVAANLFVDIIYSVIDPRVRLS from the coding sequence ATGTTCGGCTACATCGTGCGTCGCGTCATCTCGGGGCTGCTCGTGCTCCTCGTGGTGTCCATGGCGGTGTTCGCACTGTTCTTCTACGGACCCGCGAACCCGGCACTCGCCTACTGCCCCGAGACCCGCTGCACACCGCAGCGCCTCGAGGCCATCACCACCCAGCTCGGTCTCGACCGGCCGGTCGTGGAGCAGTACGGCGAGTACATGAAGGGCATCTTCGTCGGCAACGACTTCCAGGCCGGTGCGATCACGATCAAGTGCGACGCACCCTGCCTCGGGGTGTCCTTCAAGCTGCGCGTGAACGTCACCGACTACCTCCTCGGCAAGTTCCCCGCGACGCTGTCGATCGCGCTCGGGGGCGCGGTGATCATGCTCGTCGTGGGCGTGAGCAGCGGCATCTTCGCCGCGAGACGAAGAGGCACGGGGTGGGACAAGGGCATCGTGGGCGTGGCGCTCGTCGTGAACGCCATCCCCTACTACCTCCTCGCCCTGCTGGCCTACCTGCTGCTGATCAGCAAGTGGGGCATCTTCCCGGAGAGCGGCTACAACCCGCTGCTGACCGACGGCCCGATCGCCTGGGCCAAGGGGCTGTTGCTGGCCTGGCTGGTGGTGGGCATCAGCTCCTCGACGCAGTACGCCCGGTTCAGCCGCGGATCGATGATCGAGTCGATGAACGAGGACTACGTCCGCACCGCCCGCGCCAAGGGGCTCAGCGAGCGGCGGGTCACCTTCCGGCACGCGCTGCGCGCCGCCATCGTCCCGGTGGTCACGATCTTCGGCCTCGAGTTCGCCTACCTGCTGGCCGGCACGATCTTCACCGAGCGGATCTTCGACATCCAGGGCATCGGCCTGACCGCGCTGCAGGCGATCGGCACCAAGGACCTGCCGATCATCTCCGCGACCGTGCTGATCGGCGCCGCGTTCATCGTGGCGGCCAACCTGTTCGTCGACATCATCTACAGCGTCATCGACCCGAGAGTGCGCCTGTCATGA
- a CDS encoding ABC transporter ATP-binding protein, with the protein MTRPAVDDANASSGSTGGPILEVTNLQKYFPIKSSGVFRRSIGAVQAVDGVSFQVERGSALGLVGESGCGKSTTGRLITRLYDPTGGSMKFEGREIGNLSNRQMLPLRSEIQMIFQDPYSSLNPRHTVGTIVGTPLRVHKMVPENKVLDRVRELLEVVGLNPEHYNRYPNEFSGGQRQRIGIARALALQPKLLVADEPVSALDVSIQAQVVNLLQDVQKQFDIAFLFIAHDLAVVRHFCPEIAVMYLGKIVEIADRETLYNTPHHPYTQALLSAVPDVKQAAVGGRRERIRLAGDVPSPINPPSGCRFRTRCWMAQDICSKVEPPLLQIGKNHKVACHFAGEFGAMPTSPITLSALGVDGQGNKIAGADASVEDFTRAGYADTWTDVATHQERSNALVGTGGLGTGMSDEQRGEGGTRR; encoded by the coding sequence ATGACACGACCGGCCGTCGACGACGCCAACGCCTCCTCGGGATCGACCGGTGGACCCATCCTCGAGGTCACCAACCTCCAGAAGTACTTCCCGATCAAGTCCTCGGGGGTGTTCCGGCGCAGCATCGGCGCGGTGCAGGCCGTGGACGGCGTCTCGTTCCAGGTGGAGCGGGGCAGCGCCCTGGGCCTGGTGGGGGAGTCCGGCTGCGGCAAGTCCACGACCGGCCGGCTGATCACCCGGCTCTACGACCCCACCGGCGGGTCGATGAAGTTCGAGGGTCGCGAGATCGGCAACCTGTCGAACCGGCAGATGCTGCCGCTGCGCAGCGAGATCCAGATGATCTTCCAGGACCCGTACTCCTCGCTGAACCCGCGGCACACCGTCGGCACGATCGTCGGCACCCCGCTGCGGGTGCACAAGATGGTGCCCGAGAACAAGGTGCTCGACCGGGTCCGGGAGCTGCTCGAGGTCGTCGGCCTGAACCCCGAGCACTACAACCGCTACCCGAACGAGTTCTCCGGCGGCCAGCGCCAGCGCATCGGCATCGCCCGGGCGCTCGCCCTGCAGCCCAAGCTGCTGGTCGCCGACGAGCCGGTCTCCGCGCTCGACGTGTCGATCCAGGCGCAGGTCGTCAACCTGCTGCAGGACGTGCAGAAGCAGTTCGACATCGCGTTCCTGTTCATCGCCCACGACCTGGCCGTCGTACGCCACTTCTGCCCGGAGATCGCGGTCATGTACCTCGGCAAGATCGTCGAGATCGCCGACCGGGAGACGCTGTACAACACCCCGCACCACCCGTACACCCAGGCGCTGCTCTCGGCCGTGCCGGACGTCAAGCAGGCCGCCGTCGGCGGCCGTCGGGAGCGGATCCGGCTGGCCGGCGACGTCCCCAGCCCGATCAACCCGCCGTCCGGGTGCCGGTTCCGGACCCGTTGCTGGATGGCACAGGACATCTGCTCCAAGGTCGAGCCGCCGCTGCTGCAGATCGGCAAGAACCACAAGGTGGCCTGCCACTTCGCCGGCGAGTTCGGCGCGATGCCGACCAGCCCGATCACGCTGAGCGCGCTCGGCGTGGACGGCCAGGGCAACAAGATCGCGGGCGCGGACGCCTCGGTCGAGGACTTCACCCGCGCCGGGTACGCCGACACGTGGACCGACGTCGCGACGCACCAGGAGCGGTCGAACGCGCTCGTGGGCACCGGCGGCCTCGGCACCGGGATGAGCGACGAGCAGCGCGGCGAGGGCGGCACCCGCCGCTGA
- a CDS encoding ABC transporter substrate-binding protein, translated as MVVAAAALMTLAACGGGSGNTSSPSDNATLGAGGGAGSFKNADAKAPAAIPADAAPGGTFTVLTNQVPATLDPTRAYYTDSTAILSDLVVRSLTQYAYDEDSNDMQLIPDMATDLGKPSQDNKEWTFTLRDGLKYEDGTPVKAEDVAYAVKRSFAIAELPDGPTYQTTFFLDGDKYKGPFKDKGAYAGVTTSGNDITIKMRRPFTDMDYYASFPAFSAIPQAKDNPETYEQHPLATGPYKYADYKAGSSLKLVKNDQWDPKTDPGRIQMVDGWDFKFGQDTAKLENVIINDQGSAQTTLTYDNVSASSYRSISSDKARLVTGTSPCTYMQFIDMTKIKELEVRQALGWAYPYQAAWKAGGEIEGVTRVPGTAILPPGTAGRVDYQALDGQDGKTTDPAKSKELLKKAGYAPGEYEIKFLFATDDDQAVAAKNELVKGLEAGGFKATPIASTLETIRTDRTDTKSPINIRSSGWCSDWPTGGSWFPAQWSGSLVGLEGMPNPANFKEADMDKQQDNILDNMTPEEAAPAWGEFDKTMETKYYPAVNIGYSGTAMIHGSKVGGMDNDNVRGMPTFARMYITK; from the coding sequence GTGGTTGTTGCCGCAGCTGCCCTGATGACCCTCGCTGCCTGTGGTGGTGGCAGCGGGAACACCAGCAGCCCGAGCGACAACGCGACACTGGGCGCAGGAGGTGGCGCCGGTTCGTTCAAGAACGCGGACGCCAAGGCCCCTGCCGCCATCCCGGCCGACGCCGCCCCGGGGGGCACCTTCACGGTGCTCACCAACCAGGTGCCGGCCACCCTGGACCCGACGCGGGCCTACTACACCGACTCGACGGCCATCCTGTCGGACCTCGTGGTCCGTTCGTTGACGCAGTACGCGTACGACGAGGACTCCAACGACATGCAGCTGATCCCCGACATGGCGACCGACCTCGGCAAGCCGAGCCAGGACAACAAGGAGTGGACCTTCACGCTGCGTGACGGCCTGAAGTACGAGGACGGCACCCCGGTCAAGGCCGAGGACGTCGCGTACGCCGTCAAGCGCTCCTTCGCGATCGCCGAGCTCCCGGACGGCCCGACGTACCAGACGACGTTCTTCCTGGACGGCGACAAGTACAAGGGCCCGTTCAAGGACAAGGGCGCCTACGCCGGTGTCACGACCAGCGGCAACGACATCACCATCAAGATGCGTCGTCCGTTCACCGACATGGACTACTACGCTTCGTTCCCGGCCTTCTCCGCGATCCCGCAGGCCAAGGACAACCCGGAGACCTACGAGCAGCACCCGCTGGCGACCGGCCCGTACAAGTACGCCGACTACAAGGCCGGCTCGAGCCTCAAGCTCGTCAAGAACGACCAGTGGGACCCGAAGACCGACCCGGGCCGCATCCAGATGGTCGACGGCTGGGACTTCAAGTTCGGCCAGGACACCGCCAAGCTCGAGAACGTGATCATCAACGACCAGGGCTCCGCGCAGACCACGCTGACCTACGACAACGTGAGCGCGTCGTCCTACCGGTCGATCTCGTCTGACAAGGCACGTCTCGTGACCGGCACCTCGCCGTGCACGTACATGCAGTTCATCGACATGACGAAGATCAAGGAGCTCGAGGTCCGTCAGGCCCTCGGCTGGGCGTACCCGTACCAGGCTGCTTGGAAGGCCGGCGGCGAGATCGAGGGCGTCACGCGCGTCCCCGGCACCGCCATCCTGCCCCCGGGCACCGCGGGTCGTGTCGACTACCAGGCCCTCGACGGCCAGGACGGCAAGACCACGGACCCGGCCAAGTCCAAGGAGCTCCTCAAGAAGGCCGGCTACGCGCCGGGCGAGTACGAGATCAAGTTCCTGTTCGCGACCGACGACGACCAGGCCGTCGCCGCGAAGAACGAGCTCGTGAAGGGTCTCGAGGCCGGCGGCTTCAAGGCGACTCCGATCGCCTCCACCCTGGAGACCATCCGCACCGACCGCACCGACACGAAGTCGCCGATCAACATCCGCTCCAGCGGCTGGTGCTCGGACTGGCCGACCGGCGGTTCGTGGTTCCCGGCCCAGTGGTCCGGCAGCCTCGTCGGCCTGGAGGGCATGCCCAACCCCGCCAACTTCAAGGAGGCGGACATGGACAAGCAGCAGGACAACATCCTCGACAACATGACTCCCGAGGAAGCTGCTCCCGCCTGGGGCGAGTTCGACAAGACGATGGAGACGAAGTACTACCCGGCCGTCAACATCGGCTACTCCGGCACGGCCATGATCCACGGCTCGAAGGTCGGCGGCATGGACAACGACAACGTCCGCGGCATGCCGACGTTCGCCCGGATGTACATCACCAAGTGA
- a CDS encoding ABC transporter ATP-binding protein, protein MTETYERPATSAVGAQPNEPYLVVEDLTVRFPTADGLVQAVTDMSYTLEQGKTLGIVGESGSGKSVSSMAIMGLHDIKRTRMSGSIRVGGREVIGLSSEKMRSIRGGDVSMIFQDPLSSLHPFYSIGAQISEAYVAHNKVSKSQARKKAIEMLDRVGIPQPKSRVDDFPHQFSGGMRQRAMIAMALVNDPKLLIADEPTTALDVTVQAQILDLLQELQHDFNSAIIIITHDLGVVAEMADEVLVMYGGRAVEHGPTKELLTHPEMPYTWGLLSSVPDVNADTSARLIPIPGNPPSLLDPPTGCAFHPRCAHVDKVPGDLCRTELPELKLGDRPNHTRRCHLANPDAIYESEVLPEIAPDLVELTIADSITTADQHGSNGTPGTGSFAPENG, encoded by the coding sequence ATGACCGAGACCTACGAGCGCCCCGCGACCTCCGCGGTGGGTGCCCAGCCGAACGAGCCCTACCTCGTCGTCGAGGACCTGACCGTCCGGTTCCCGACCGCCGACGGCCTCGTGCAGGCCGTGACCGACATGAGCTACACCCTCGAGCAGGGCAAGACCCTCGGCATCGTGGGCGAGTCCGGCTCCGGCAAGAGCGTGTCGTCGATGGCGATCATGGGGCTGCACGACATCAAGCGCACCCGGATGTCCGGCTCGATCCGGGTGGGCGGCCGCGAGGTCATCGGCCTGTCCAGCGAGAAGATGCGCAGCATCCGCGGCGGCGACGTCTCGATGATCTTCCAGGACCCGCTCAGCTCGCTGCACCCCTTCTACAGCATCGGGGCGCAGATCTCCGAGGCGTACGTCGCGCACAACAAGGTCTCCAAGTCGCAGGCGCGCAAGAAGGCCATCGAGATGCTCGACCGGGTCGGCATCCCGCAGCCGAAGAGCCGCGTCGACGACTTCCCGCACCAGTTCTCCGGCGGCATGCGCCAGCGGGCGATGATCGCGATGGCGCTGGTCAACGACCCCAAGCTGCTGATCGCCGACGAGCCGACCACCGCGCTCGACGTGACCGTGCAGGCACAGATCCTGGACCTGCTCCAGGAGCTCCAGCACGACTTCAACTCCGCGATCATTATCATCACCCACGACCTCGGCGTGGTCGCCGAGATGGCCGACGAGGTGCTGGTGATGTACGGCGGCCGGGCGGTCGAGCACGGCCCCACCAAGGAGCTGCTGACCCACCCGGAGATGCCCTACACGTGGGGGCTGCTCTCCAGCGTGCCGGACGTCAACGCCGACACCAGCGCCCGGCTGATCCCGATCCCGGGCAACCCGCCGAGCCTGCTCGACCCGCCGACCGGGTGCGCCTTCCACCCGCGCTGCGCGCACGTCGACAAGGTGCCCGGCGACCTGTGCCGCACCGAGCTCCCCGAGCTCAAGCTGGGCGACCGCCCGAACCACACCCGGCGCTGCCACCTCGCGAACCCGGACGCGATCTACGAGTCCGAGGTGCTGCCCGAGATCGCGCCCGACCTGGTCGAGCTCACCATCGCCGACAGCATCACCACCGCCGACCAGCACGGCAGCAACGGGACGCCCGGCACCGGGTCCTTTGCTCCCGAGAACGGGTGA
- a CDS encoding replication-associated recombination protein A produces MGSPGASAHPAAGSAGTLAGNTHASAPLAVRMRPRTLDELVGQQHLLSTGSPLRRLIEGDQPMSLLLWGPPGTGKTTIASIVSQATNRRFVEVSAVAAGVKEVRAAIDGARNQLARGGPETVLFVDEVHRFTKAQQDALLPGVENRWVTLVAATTENPFFSVISPLLSRSLLLTLEPLTDDDIRGVVADALVDERGLAGSVSLDEQALEHLVRLAGGDARRALTYLEAAAGAAVARGLEVVDLATTETAVDRAAVRYDRQGDQHYDVISAFIKSVRGSDADASLHYLARMMEAGEDPRFIARRLVILASEDIGLADPTALTTAVAAAQAVALIGMPEGRLTLAQATIALALAPKSNAVILAVEAASADVRDGKIGPVPAHLRDAHYGGSKKLGHGQGYRYAHDEPYGIAEQQYAPDVVADATYYRPTSLGAEAPLKERWERVRRMIRGQRG; encoded by the coding sequence ATGGGGAGCCCGGGCGCCTCGGCGCACCCCGCCGCGGGGTCCGCCGGGACGCTGGCCGGCAACACGCACGCGTCCGCGCCGCTGGCGGTGCGGATGCGTCCGCGCACCCTCGACGAGCTCGTCGGCCAGCAGCACCTGCTGTCCACGGGCTCGCCGCTGCGCCGGCTGATCGAGGGCGACCAGCCCATGTCGCTGCTGCTGTGGGGACCGCCGGGCACCGGCAAGACGACGATCGCCTCGATCGTCAGCCAGGCCACCAACCGGCGGTTCGTCGAGGTGTCGGCGGTGGCGGCGGGTGTCAAGGAGGTCCGGGCCGCGATCGACGGCGCCCGCAACCAGCTGGCCCGCGGCGGCCCCGAGACGGTGCTGTTCGTCGACGAGGTGCACCGCTTCACCAAGGCGCAGCAGGACGCGCTGCTCCCGGGCGTGGAGAACCGCTGGGTGACGCTGGTGGCGGCCACCACCGAGAACCCGTTCTTCAGCGTGATCTCGCCGCTGCTGTCCCGTTCGCTGCTGCTCACCCTCGAGCCGCTGACCGACGACGACATCCGGGGCGTGGTCGCCGACGCGCTCGTGGACGAGCGCGGCCTGGCCGGCAGCGTCAGCCTCGACGAGCAGGCGCTCGAGCACCTGGTCCGGCTGGCGGGCGGCGACGCGCGCCGGGCGCTGACCTACCTGGAGGCGGCCGCCGGCGCCGCGGTCGCGCGGGGCCTGGAGGTGGTGGACCTCGCGACCACCGAGACCGCCGTGGACCGCGCCGCGGTGCGCTACGACCGGCAGGGCGACCAGCACTACGACGTGATCAGTGCCTTCATCAAGTCCGTGCGGGGCTCCGACGCCGACGCCTCGCTGCACTACCTCGCCCGGATGATGGAGGCGGGGGAGGACCCCCGCTTCATCGCCCGCCGGCTGGTGATCCTGGCCAGTGAGGACATCGGCCTGGCCGACCCGACGGCGCTCACGACCGCGGTCGCCGCCGCGCAGGCGGTCGCGCTGATCGGCATGCCCGAGGGCCGGCTCACCCTGGCCCAGGCGACGATCGCGCTGGCCCTGGCGCCCAAGTCGAACGCGGTGATCCTGGCCGTGGAGGCCGCCTCGGCCGACGTGCGGGACGGGAAGATCGGGCCGGTCCCGGCGCACCTGCGCGACGCGCACTACGGCGGCTCGAAGAAGCTCGGGCACGGGCAGGGCTACCGCTACGCGCACGACGAGCCCTACGGCATCGCCGAGCAGCAGTACGCCCCCGACGTGGTCGCCGACGCGACGTACTACCGGCCCACCTCGCTGGGCGCGGAGGCGCCGCTCAAGGAGCGGTGGGAGCGGGTGCGCCGGATGATCCGCGGCCAGCGCGGGTAG